A window of Panicum virgatum strain AP13 chromosome 8K, P.virgatum_v5, whole genome shotgun sequence contains these coding sequences:
- the LOC120645657 gene encoding uncharacterized protein LOC120645657 produces MERGEWVADTQEAGCRDDINEEYILEFSDDQFDALVDNVEEVIHDIRGEDEMIEAELQNEDLDNYLECGMSRYKRRKDGGDDGEDNMDEREKKGTPRKVAWYFPLVSRLQRMFANKKEAKLLRWHEEGRNKDGMFGDDPRNIRPKQPSDRIYVFLQPLVEDLQLLWDGVEVKYAVVNKHFTLHAMLMTTISDNPAHRNLSGQSKRKGQGCSHCLSETCSLRLKNSNIFAYMGHRLWLPKNHPYQSMDKKFDGTRETRNPPPHLLGSDVYKKVKDVRTVLGKRKCGVDHEGDDDGHDEGIWNKKSILWELEYWHILAVRHSIDTMHLKKNICESFVGTIMNIKGKGKDYENARADLEDVGIRPELYVKEAENGKALPVAATTMSRKEKKELCQFLHSIKFPSGYNSKCARLVSVKELKLNFAMMKSHDCHVLMTSVLPVAIKNVFPVKVRETVMSLYFFNAIEQKVIDDKLLTALDRQLHETHCLMEAFFSPTFFDIMVHLMVHLVQEIHYLGPSYLHQMFPYERYMGILKSFVKNRKYPEGNIISQYGTEETVEWSMTYLDPDNLIGVPHSRHEGRLDGVGALGKKSMNPEQKTYDQAHFLVLEHMELVEPYVLKHK; encoded by the exons ATGGAAAGGGGGGAATGGGTCGCTGATACCCAAGAAGCAGGGTGCAGGGATGACATCAATGAGGAGTACATTCTGGAGTTCAGTGACGACCAGTTTGATGCCTTGGTCGACAATGTTGAGGAGGTGATCCATGATATTAGGGGAGAAGATGAGATGATTGAAGCTGAGCTGC AGAATGAAGATCTGGACAATTACCTTGAATGTGGaatgtcgaggtacaagcgtcGAAAGGATGGTGGTGATGATGGAGAGGACAACATGGAtgagagggagaagaaggggacTCCTAGGAAAGTTGCATGGTACTTTCCTCTTGTTTCAAGACTGCAGCGGATGTTTGCAAACAAGAAGGAGGCAAAGTTGTTGCGTTGGCATGAGGAGGGCCGTAATAAAGACGGAATG TTCGGTGATGATCCTAGGAATATCAG ACCGAAACAACCCAGTGATAGAATATATGTGTTCCTCCAGCCCCTCGTCGAAGATCTTCAGCTCCTTTGGGATGGTGTGGAGGTTAAGTATGCTGTCGTCAATAAGCACTTCACTTTGCATGCTATGCTGATGACTACCATTAGTGACAATCCGGCTCATCGTAATTTGTCCGGGCAGAGCAAAAGGAAGGGTCAAGGTTGCTCCCACTGCTTGTCAGAGACATGTTCCTTGAGGCTGAAGAACTCaaacatatttgcatatatgggCCATAGACTATGGCTTCCGAAGAATCACCCATACCAAAGCATGGACAAAAAGTTTGATGGTACAAGGGAGACAAGAAATCCTCCACCACATTTGTTAGGGAGTGATGTGTACAAGAAGGTTAAGGATGTCAGAACAGTTCTCGGCAAACGGAAATGTGGAGTTGATCatgaaggtgatgatgatggtcATGATGAAGGGATCTGGAATAAGAAATCCATTCTATGGGAGTTAGAGTATTGGCACATCTTAGCAGTCCGACATTCAATTGATACCATGCATTTAAAGAAAAACATTTGTGAGAGCTTTGTCGGTACAATCATGAACATAAAGGGCAAAGGAAAGGACTATGAGAATGCCAGAGCTGATCTTGAAGATGTGGGCATTCGTCCTGAGCTTTATGTcaaagaagcagaaaatggAAAAGCCCTTCCTGTAGCCGCCACCACAATGTCcagaaaggagaagaaagaattaTGCCAATTCTTGCATAGTATAAAATTTCCCTCAGGATACAATTCCAAGTGTGCTAGGCTAGTCAGCGTGAAAGAACTGAAGTTGAATTTCGCCATGATGAAGTCTCATGACTGTCATGTGCTTATGACGTCAGTACTGCCTGTAGCAATAAAGAATGTGTTCCCTGTGAAAGTTCGTGAGACAGTAATGAGCCTCTACTTCTTCAATGCCATAGAGCAAAAGGTCATTGATGATAAGTTGCTGACAGCTCTAGACAGACAGTTACATGAGACACATTGTCTGATGGAGGCCTTCTTCTCTCCGACATTTTTTGATATTATGGTTCACCTCATGGTTCACCTTGTACAGGAGATACACTACCTTGGCCCCTCTTACCTCCACCAGATGTTTCCTTATGAGAGATACATGGGTATCCTGAAGTCATTCGTAAAGAATCGGAAATATCCGGAGGGAAACATCATCAGCCAATACGGGACCGAGGAAACTGTTGAGTGGTCGATGACTTACTTGGATCCAGATAACCTAATTGGAGTGCCTCATTCAAGACACGAAGGGAGGTTGGATGGGGTTGGGGCTCTGGGCAAGAAGTCTATGAATCCAGAACAGAAAACATACGATCAAGCCCATTTTCTTGTCCTAGAACACATGGAGCTGGTGGAGCCATATGTACTCAAGCACAAATAG